A single region of the Vicia villosa cultivar HV-30 ecotype Madison, WI linkage group LG4, Vvil1.0, whole genome shotgun sequence genome encodes:
- the LOC131594773 gene encoding uncharacterized protein LOC131594773: protein MAGRNDAAIAAALEAMAQAMQNQPNVDENAGSRSLATFQRENPPVFKGTHDPDGALDWLKELERIFRVMDCTPAQKVRYGTHMLAKEADDWWLETLARLEFSGEEVTWNVFRREFLRKYYPEDVRGKKEIEFLELTQGNKFVTEYAAKFTELIKFYPHFDGEGAEFSKCIKFQNGLRSEIKKAVGYQKIRLFSDLVDSCRIFEEDSNAHHKMVSDRRGKNQQSRGKPYDAGKGKQRVTYGQRSSGGDAPARIVCFKCGQPGHKSNACTSDARKCFRCGKMGHTMSDCKHKDMVCFTCGEEGHVGSQCPKKKAQFGGKVFALAGTPTASGDRLIRGNPDE from the coding sequence atggctgggaggaatgatgctgcgatagctgctgctttggaagcgatggctcaggctatgcagaaccaaccgaatgttgacgagaatgctggatctcgtagtttggcgactttccaaagggagaatccgccggtgttcaagggtacgcatgaccctgatggtgctcttgattggttgaaggagctcgagcgaatcttccgtgttatggattgcactcctgcTCAGAAGGTCAGATATGGAACTCATATGCTGGCtaaggaagctgatgattggtggttgGAGACACTTGCTAGGTTGGAGTTTTCAGGTGAGGAAGTCACTTGGAATGTGTTCcgtagggaatttctgaggaagtactatcctgaagatgttcggggtaagAAAGAGATAGAATTCCTAGAGTTGACGCAAGGGAACAAGTTTGTGaccgagtatgctgccaagttcacTGAGTTGATTAAGTTCTATCCTCACTTTGATGGCGAAGGTgctgaattttctaagtgcatcaaGTTTCAGAATGGGTTACGCTCGGAGATCAAGAAGGCTGTTGGGTACCAAAAGATCCGTTTGTTTTCTGATTTGGTTGACAGTTGTAGGATCTTTGAGGAAGATAGTAATGCTCATCACAAGATGGTTAGTGATAGAAGGGGCAAGAATCAACAAAgccgtgggaaaccgtatgatgctGGTAAAGGGAAACAAAGAGTTACTTATGGTCAGAggtctagtgggggagatgctcctgctaggaTTGTATGTTTCAAGTGTGGTCAACCTGGTCATAAGAGCAATGCTTGTACTTCTGATGCGAGGAAGTGTTTCAGATGTGGTAAGATGGGACATACAATGTCTGATTGCAAGCATAAGGACATGGTATGTTTCACATGTGGCGAAGAGGGACACGTTGGTAGCCAGTGTCCAAAGAAGAAGGCACAATTTGGTGGAAAGGTGTTTGCTTTGGCTGGGACTCCTACAGCTAGTGGAGACCGACTCATCAGAG